The Podospora pseudopauciseta strain CBS 411.78 chromosome 7 map unlocalized CBS411.78m_7.2, whole genome shotgun sequence genome contains a region encoding:
- a CDS encoding uncharacterized protein (EggNog:ENOG503NZES; COG:S), with the protein MTTSIYRPRQEEKDLDDSGGSAIKVLHPKKEPTARVQADVVLVPGLGGHFIKTWQAKDELKTVWPSDLLPDYVTEIRVLSFQYNTSLNGTMSMLGITEHTNDLLNWLYNNREDDEPATLRPIIFVGHSLGGMIIKRALYVARFVQQRYRGIWEASRGVMFFATPHHGLDRNTWKDFARFVLQHDAPVKGAMPTRTMVQQLEENCDNLRDITEDFKPLYDSLAFVTFVEEEPMPGLKHVLVNGLYGKMHHGHERHDMLAGNHLTICQFTREETGAFRLVWDGVEFLKKDKPNALDMTGYFAKRALYSLSSDKFHAYFLGRPHTPGTGDWIKERLEFQYWCKGEAGNGKLWIHGPAGSGKSFLTKHIITHILQPNNIVRSDSTVPHERQEVVHCFLSNMYASRNNIDALLQSTLHQALRLQPQIIKEFLLPTFEDAQSRERSKESVWTAERLVELWPLAMARVIMGYQHTMTLVVDGLDEIPSDDQTAFLQCIKKLDQGLGQSKQLRLLVVSQHNSTIQKHIQSLGINDCPIQPGDNEADIMRSIRGLLTHLLEKVAPGDEDFKTRVLGDIKGNRVDDSYLRSILRSEELKRTRVKDKDDILKALKEIPDGTQHLCDRHSDRLLNSYDPDTSRFIKNVLTWAAFQEDALNITELNTALAVAKAMRKFPGAVITEKQLADCLDENLKAKVDFYCGPLVNFADGRLSSLHRTAKSHIATKLETIEKNPEEPTPQGLLASSCTMYLSMQEAERPAGESSETSWESRIRKTLRDRPFMRYASLYWHKHYHQAGEDVDADTQRQKELLTQEGDSRAKSWTEVWWFMRRGSEQAFPEEDLRLADEIVNSPPDNVGGGDTQVSGSLPPRHQTTRRQADTSSCTLPPHERSRHIKRASWKEDKIRLQPSQPMIIIEREIIEVEREVVKEVPVEKQVVKEVVKEVKVDVVREVKVDVVREVPRDVDKVVTKPEVQQIDRIQYIEKKKNRKPRSYFGNIKKAVSSVGTSHHSPDDFVWPKLTRISQARQSEARILTLTEIRLLLMTYIPTDTRNATDMS; encoded by the exons ATGACGACTTCCATTTACAGACCCagacaagaagagaaagattTGGATGACAGCGGTGGCTCTGCTATTAAAGTCCTTCATCCAAAGAAGGAGCCCACAGCTAGGGTACAGGCCGA TGTTGTCCTTGTGCCCGGACTTGGGGGACACTTCATCAAGACCTGGCAGGCGAAAGACGAATTGAAAACCGTCTGGCCATCAGATCTCTTGCCTGACTACGTTACGGAGATCAGAGTTCTTTCATTCCAGTACAACACCTCGCTCAATGGCACCATGAGCATGCTTGGTATAACAGAGCATACAAATGACTTGCTGAATTGGTTGTACAACAAtcgagaagatgatgaaccaGCTACCTTGCGGCCAATAATATTTGTCGGCCATAGCCTGGGAGGGATGATCATCAAGAGGGCATTGTACGTGGCTCGCTTTGTCCAGCAAAGATATAGGGGGATATGGGAGGCATCCCGCGGCGTT ATGTTTTTTGCAACTCCTCACCATGGGCTGGATAGGAACACTTGGAAGGACTTTGCTCGATTTGTGCTTCAACACGACGCTCCAGTAAAGGGAGCAATGCCCACCCGCACCATGGTCCAACAACTTGAGGAAAACTGTGATAATCTCCGAGACATCACAGAAGATTTCAAGCCCTTGTATGACAGCCTAGCATTTGTTACatttgttgaagaagaaccAATGCCGGGTCTAAAACATGTT CTTGTGAATGGTCTTTATGGGAAAATGCATCATGGTCATGAGAGGCACGACATGCTCGCAGGTAATCATCTCACAATCTGCCAATTTACCAGAGAGGAAACTGGTGCGTTTCGGCTCGTTTGGGACGGAGTCGAGTTTCTCAAGAAAGACAAACCAAATGCACTGG ACATGACTGGTTACTTCGCCAAGAGAGCCCTGTATTCACTCTCTTCCGACAAATTCCACGCCTACTTTCTCGGGAGACCGCACACTCCTGGAACTGGCGACTGGATAAAAGAGCGTCTCGAGTTTCAATATTGGTGCAAAGGGGAGGCTGGGAATGGCAAGCTGTGGATACATGGCCCGGCAGGCAGCGGTAAAAGCTTCTTGACAAAGCACATCATTACACACATCCTACAGCCCAACAACATTGTCCGATCTGACAGCACGGTTCCACACGAAAGGCAGGAGGTCGTTCATTGTTTTCTCAGCAACATGTATGCATCAAGAAACAACATCGATGCTCTTCTACAATCTACTTTGCACCAGGCCTTGCGACTTCAGCCTCAAATCATCAAGGAGTTCCTCCTGCCAACCTTTGAGGATGCTCAATCACGAGAAAGATCAAAAGAATCGGTGTGGACGGCAGAAAGGCTAGTGGAGCTGTGGCCCCTAGCAATGGCAAGAGTGATCATGGGATATCAACACACCATGACGCTTGTCGTTGACGGGCTAGATGAAATACCTTCTGATGACCAAACGGCCTTTTTACAATGTATCAAAAAGCTAGACCAAGGCCTCGGTCAGTCCAAGCAGTTGAGATTGTTGGTGGTCTCCCAACACAACTCAACGATCCAGAAACACATTCAAAGTCTGGGAATCAACGACTGCCCCATTCAACCAGGAGACAATGAGGCAGACATTATGAGAAGCATCAGAGGCCTTTTGACACATCTGTTGGAGAAGGTAGCACCTGGTGACGAAGATTTCAAAACGAGGGTGCTGGGTGACATCAAAGGCAACAGGGTCGATGACTCGTATCTGCGGTCAATTCTAAGAAGCGAGGAGCTGAAACGCACACGCGTGAAGGACAAAGACGACATTCTAAAGGCTCTGAAAGAGATTCCAGATGGTACACAGCATCTCTGTGATCGCCACTCAGACCGCCTGCTAAATAGCTACGATCCAGACACATCCCGGTTCATCAAAAATGTCCTCACCTGGGCCGCCTTTCAGGAAGATGCGCTCAACATCACGGAACTTAACACCGCTTTGGCAGTGGCCAAAGCCATGCGCAAGTTCCCAGGAGCCGTCATCACAGAGAAACAGCTCGCCGATTGCCTCGACGAGAACCTCAAGGCCAAAGTTGATTTCTACTGCGGACCGCTTGTCAACTTCGCTGATGGACGCCTTTCGTCTCTTCACCGAACCGCCAAGAGCCATATTGCAACCAAGCTCGAAACTATTGAGAAGAACCCAGAGGAGCCCACCCCTCAAGGCCTTCTCGCAAGCAGTTGCACAATGTACCTCAGCATGCAAGAGGCAGAACGACCGGCTGGAGAAAGCTCCGAAACCAGTTGGGAGTCTCGAATCCGGAAGACATTGAGGGACCGCCCGTTCATGCGTTATGCTTCGCTATACTGGCACAAACATTATCATCAAGCAGGGGAAGATGTTGACGCAGATACCCAGAGACAGAAAGAATTGTTGACGCAAGAAGGGGATAGTCGTGCCAAGTCTTGGACCGAAGTGTGGTGGTTCATGAGAAGGGGGTCGGAGCAAGCCTTCCCCGAGGAGGACCTTCGTCTGGCGGACGAGATTGTCAATAGCCCGCCTGACAACGTAGGAGGCGGTGACACTCAGGTTTCTGGATCATTGCCTCCACGGCACCAGACAACCCGACGCCAGGCCGATACATCGAGTTGCACCCTTCCTCCGCACGAGAGATCCAGACACATCAAGAGGGCCAGCTGGAAGGAAGATAAGATACGATTGCAACCCTCGCAACCGATGATCATTATTGAGAGGGAGATTATtgaggtggagagagaggtcGTAAAGGAGGTTCCAGTCGAGAAACAAGTTGTCAAAGAGGTTGTGAAAGAAGTCAAAGTAGACGTCGTAAGAGAGGTCAAAGTGGACGTCGTGAGAGAAGTTCCGAGGGACGTTGACAAAGTAGTGACCAAACCAGAGGTGCAGCAGATCGACAGGATACAATAcatcgagaagaagaagaacaggaagCCAAGGAGCTATTTCGGGAATATCAAGAAAGCAGTCAGTAGTGTTGGTACGTCGCACCACAGTCCGGATGATTTCGTCTGGCCTAAGCTAACGAGGATATCACAGGCAAGGCAGTCCGAGGCAAGGATTTTGACTCTGACTGAGATTCGGCTACTGTTGATGACTTACATACCTACTGATACCCGCAACGCGACAGACATGAGTTAG
- a CDS encoding uncharacterized protein (EggNog:ENOG503PGQC) produces MHLPMQFLLAPALLTGLGVFARGPPPPQQRMDPTSDKLEKCGCTKIANAIMKCQGIDWKNTRSDKETRDCVCISNEDRENAWYGYIHNCRACLSPGSYDINDFFDNFSRTFSQLLVSCTNAGGGVTADGSSICASNYYFEGCVSLKPNGNSWASYEVFGRNGDEAQKGNGTRALNLVNPNGDDLGSDSDDEGTSTTLTLTTSTSSVTAPTTDGQDVTTTQAEESATQDPTTSTETTPAGTTAPAGSSAMSGAVVPGFMMAVALGVGSMLI; encoded by the coding sequence ATGCATCTTCCTATGCAATTTCTCCTCGCTCCGGCTCTTCTTACCGGCCTTGGTGTTTTCGCCCGCGGCCCGCCCCCCCCTCAGCAGAGGATGGACCCGACAAGCGACAAGCTGGAAAAGTGTGGTTGCACCAAGATTGCAAACGCCATCATGAAGTGCCAGGGAATCGACTGGAAGAACACAAGGTCCGACAAAGAAACCCGCGACTGCGTGTGTATTTCCAATGAAGACCGCGAAAACGCGTGGTATGGTTACATCCACAACTGCCGCGCTTGCCTCAGCCCAGGCAGCTACGACATCAACGATTTTTTCGACAACTTCTCACGCACATTCTCGCAACTGTTGGTTTCCTGCACTAATGCTGGCGGAGGTGTCACCGCAGATGGGAGCAGCATTTGCGCCAGCAATTACTACTTTGAAGGCTGTGTTTCACTTAAACCTAATGGCAACAGCTGGGCCAGTTATGAGGTTTTTGGTCGGAATGGCGATGAGGCTCAGAAAGGGAACGGAACGAGGGCCCTCAATTTGGTGAATCCCAATGGAGATGACTTGGGCTCGGACTCGGACGACGAAGGAACCAGCACGACCCTCACCCTGACTACTTCTACCAGCTCGGTCACTGCCCCGACTACGGATGGCCAGGATGTCACGACCACCCAAGCTGAAGAGTCTGCAACTCAGGATCCAACAACCAGTACCGAGACTACTCCTGCTGGCACTACCGCCCCTGCTGGGTCTTCTGCTATGAGCGGCGCTGTCGTCCCTGGGTTTATGATGGCTGTTGCTTTGGGAGTGGGATCCATGTTGATTTAG
- a CDS encoding uncharacterized protein (EggNog:ENOG503PZIE): protein MDANAQLNPQARLALERVSRLEAIKKENISRKWELEYQCNDLKDKVRRLEAQLRDSIPLSDPNNMNPATIPATALEASLQHKIAELGSKIKKVEQRLGAEISRNWELTYQCEDQKEEISRLRNQLRKYIQVDDTEFTFLSSPTALEKLLEERIRELEGGIRYRTGRTRLKSF from the coding sequence ATGGACGCAAACGCCCAACTCAACCCTCAGGCCCGGCTGGCACTAGAGCGAGTATCGCGGCTGGAAGCaataaaaaaggaaaatatctCGAGAAAGTGGGAGCTTGAGTACCAATGCAACGACCTGAAAGACAAAGTCCGCAGATTGGAAGCACAACTTCGGGATAGTATACCTCTTAGCGATCCTAACAACATGAACCCAGCCACGATACCCGCAACAGCATTGGAGGCTAGCCTGCAACACAAGATTGCAGAACTTGGAAGCAAAATCAAGAAGGTGGAGCAGCGACTTGGCGCGGAGATATCTCGAAACTGGGAGTTGACATATCAATGCGAGGATCAAAAGGAGGAGATATCGCGGCTGCGGAATCAGTTGAGGAAGTACATCCAGGTGGATGACACTGAGTTCACCTTCTTATCATCCCCGACAGCCTTGGAAAAGCTACTGGAGGAGAGAATCCGGGAATTGGAGGGTGGGATAAGGTACCGGACAGGCCGAACCCGATTAAAGTCGTTCTGA
- a CDS encoding uncharacterized protein (EggNog:ENOG503P35W; COG:J), with the protein MSMFFAPAFCAPEEPNFMPLFRFLDEWEQAQQQQQPERKHQQQQRPKTQHPQQPHLQQQPRQRALPQARPKRFQPAFDVREVEDAYELYADLPGVAKENITIEFPEDQTITISGKVERNYEQLFAPSQETISENPEEQPRPRSPYQATVEDDTEDEEYDAVTPVTSRPASPTTSTAIVKQPAQQQTQQTPTPAKYWLQERNFGEFSRTFQFPGRINTDEVTAALEHGILRIRVPKAKAYERRRITIF; encoded by the coding sequence ATGTCGATGTTCTTTGCCCCCGCTTTCTGCGCTCCCGAGGAGCCCAACTTCATGCCTCTCTTCCGCTTCCTTGATGAGTGGGAACaagcccagcaacagcaacagcctgAGCGcaagcaccagcagcaacagcgccCCAAGACGCAGCACCCCCAACAGCCTCAccttcagcagcagccacgaCAGAGGGCTCTTCCCCAGGCCCGGCCAAAGCGCTTCCAGCCAGCCTTTGATGTGCGGGAGGTAGAGGATGCGTATGAGCTCTACGCCGACCTTCCTGGTGTTGCAAAGGAAAACATCACCATTGAGTTCCCCGAAGACCAGACAATCACCATCTCTGGCAAAGTCGAGCGCAACTACGAGCAGCTGTTCGCACCATCCCAAGAGACCATCTCTGAGAACCCCGAGGAGcagccaagaccaagaagccCTTACCAGGCGACTGTCGAGGACGACaccgaggatgaggagtaCGACGCCGTCACTCCTGTGACCAGCCGCCCTgcctcacccaccacctccactgCCATTGTCAAGCAGCCTGCCCAGCAACAAACCCAGCAGACACCAACACCTGCCAAGTACTGGCTCCAGGAGAGAAACTTTGGCGAGTTTTCCAGGACATTCCAATTCCCTGGCCGCATCAACACCGACGAGGTCACCGCCGCTCTTGAGCACGGCATTCTTAGAATCCGGGTtcccaaggccaaggcttATGAGAGGAGACGGATCACCATTTTCTAA
- a CDS encoding uncharacterized protein (EggNog:ENOG503PXFH): MSETDSIQQLEVYTKPEGGFFSLTSITEAYKKALSVAYPATKDIADEFSGRIPDIVNKARQRVSDLVFNVQELKWEIEQARRTIVETNDKLHALLNQEEIKDDPLEWDIEEQKKNVDGPPEKPTKRYYTPKN, from the coding sequence ATGTCTGAAACCGACTCAATTCAACAGCTCGAGGTGTACACCAAACCAGAGGGAGGCTTTTTCAGCCTCACATCCATCACCGAAGCCTACAAAAAGGCCCTCAGCGTTGCTTATCCGGCCACCAAGGACATTGCCGACGAGTTCTCCGGCAGGATCCCCGACATTGTCAACAAAGCCCGGCAGAGAGTCTCCGACCTCGTCTTCAACGTCCAAGAGCTGAAGTGGGAGATCGAACAGGCTCGTCGCACAATTGTGGAGACCAATGACAAGTTGCATGCGCTTCTCAAtcaggaggagatcaaggacgATCCGTTGGAGTGGGACATTGAGGAGCAGAAAAAGAACGTCGACGGACCACCGGAGAAACCAACCAAGAGATACTATACGCCGAAGAATTAA
- a CDS encoding uncharacterized protein (EggNog:ENOG503P0A6; COG:S) — MAQPKRMLIKELHTPDSSDLDLVLIHGLNGDPIETWRHQDTKQVWPQVLLPDARPKTRVLSYGYNGDIYLNNSAANIRDMARSVLSNLDAGRRSDPHRPIIFVAHCLGGLIIKQALCFARAERRFHNIGDATKAVFFFGTPHSGAKKQDWKRIAESYSVLSPRRGSVAPIVNAITTSAPRLVKLCDDFVELTDRYLIVTWYETVFWPGTKKCIVDQTSARMMAGGNEEAMPVEADHVNMCRFAGGDDPTLQELLMFVQRALGKEERMVPLGQIPTGEVSGTQGRTARTTIRQPYTIFTETVRERHIMIGTDLTGQVYNQQRSVTVESGASEAMTLGRVEEVEDDDSNRANHAQSPSQIGAPPVSEAGEMPWGAKLDASDSGRDLRRPNFLKRFAGRLRSKQTLIR, encoded by the exons ATGGCCCAGCCCAAGAGAATGCTCATCAAAGAACTCCACACACCCGACTCATCCGACCTCGA TCTTGTCCTCATTCACGGCCTCAACGGTGATCCAATCGAGACATGGCGACATCAGGACACCAAACAGGTCTGGCCCCAGGTGCTGTTGCCTGACGCTCGACCCAAGACCAGAGTGCTGTCTTATGGCTACAATGGTGATATCTACCTCAACAACTCTGCCGCCAATATTCGAGACATGGCCAGATCAGTTCTTTCCAACCTTGATGCCGGCCGGAGATCTGACCCTCATCGTCCCATCATCTTTGTCGCCCACTGTCTGGGAGGTTTGATCATCAAACAAGCATTGTGCTTTGCCCGCGCTGAGCGCCGGTTTCACAACATTGGCGATGCTACAAAGGCTGTG TTTTTCTTTGGCACCCCTCACTCCGGAGCAAAGAAACAAGACTGGAAGCGCATCGCTGAAAGTTATTCCGTCCTTTCCCCCCGCAGGGGCTCTGTGGCACCCATTGTCAATGCCATTACCACCTCTGCTCCCAGACTAGTCAAACTTTGCGACGACTTTGTTGAGCTTACAGATCGCTATCTCATTGTGACATGGTATGAGACTGTGTTTTGGCCTGGGACAAAGAAGTGTATCGTCGACCAAACCAGCGCTAGAATGATGGCAGGTGGCAACGAAGAGGCTATGCCAGTGGAGGCTGATCATGTCAATATGTGCCGCTTTGCAGGGGGAGATGATCCAACGCTGCAGGAGCTGCTGATGTTTGTTCAGAGAGCCcttgggaaggaggagagaatGGTGCCTTTAGGACAAATACCGACTGGCGAGGTATCCGGCACTCAGGGACGCACCGCCAGGACTACAATTCGGCAGCCCTACACCATTTTCACGGAAACAGTGAGGGAGAGACACATCATGATTGGCACTGACCTCACTGGCCAGGTTTACAACCAGCAGAGGAGTGTGACTGTGGAGAGTGGTGCTTCTGAGGCAATGACGCTTGGCCgtgtcgaggaggtcgaggatgatgactCTAATAGAGCCAATCATGCTCAATCTCCAAGTCAAATCGGGGCTCCTCCCGTCTCAGAGGCAGGGGAAATGCCTTGGGGAGCAAAACTTGATGCTTCTGACTCCGGCCGGGACTTGCGGAGGCCGAACTTCCTGAAGCGTTTTGCCGGCCGACTGCGTTCGAAGCAGACCCTGATCAGATAG
- a CDS encoding uncharacterized protein (EggNog:ENOG503P80C; COG:S), with amino-acid sequence MAGDSQQSGSIHLLHAPKEGLIELDIIAVHGLNGHYLHTWTHTDAPAKPVRRWNRLLRKGAAKTDTDTVWLRDLLPEKLPNARIMTFEYDSSIFGNRSTFGIEENAAKLLEELWNVREDEAEGRSIVFIGHSLGGIVIKQAISTANQNRRRLSQPWYADIADCTRGIVFFGTPHRGADKTKWLGLVSRIVQTATNQPKSRFINVLETHSAHLLEFSEDFKPYVNQYAIASFYEEQPHRLLGSLVVEKMSAVLWLAHEEAVMMGGDHSSMCKFGKNDKRFDLAWRAIRRASKGRPDNNSAVVMMS; translated from the exons ATGGCCGGCGACTCCCAACAATCTGGATCTATACACCTTCTACATGCCCCCAAAGAGGGCCTCATCGAGCTTGA CATCATCGCTGTACATGGCCTCAACGGACATTACCTTCACACCTGGACTCACACGGATGCTCCGGCCAAGCCGGTTCGCCGTTGGAATAGGTTACTACGGAAGGGTGCTGCCAAAACCGACACAGACACAGTATGGCTGCGTGACCTTTTGCCCGAAAAGTTGCCAAACGCTCGCATCATGACCTTTGAATATGATTCATCCATCTTTGGCAACAGGTCAACATTCGGAATAGAAGAGAATGCCGCAAAACTTCTGGAAGAGTTGTGGAATGTGCGGGAAGAC GAAGCAGAAGGCCGCTCGATTGTCTTTATTGGGCATAGTCTTGGTGGCATTGTCATCAAACAAGCCATATCCACAGCTAATCAGAACCGACGGCGACTCTCACAACCCTGGTACGCTGACATAGCAGACTGCACCAGAGGCATA GTCTTTTTTGGAACCCCTCACCGAGGTGCTGACAAAACAAAGTGGCTCGGTCTTGTCTCACGCATTGTACAAACAGCCACCAACCAGCCCAAGTCGAGATTCATCAATGTGCTCGAAACCCATTCAGCACATCTACTTGAGTTCTCCGAGGACTTCAAGCCTTATGTCAATCAGTACGCCATTGCCAGCTTTTACGAAGAGCAACCGCATCGTCTCTTGGGCagcctggtggtggagaaaaTGTCGGCCGTCTTGTGGCTAGCACATGAAGAGGCGGTCATGATGGGAGGTGATCATTCGAGCATGTGCAAGTTTGGGAAGAACGACAAGAGGTTTGATCTTGCCTGGCGGGCAATTCGACGAGCGTCAAAGGGGAGGCCGGATAACAATAGTGCAGTCGTGATGATGAGCTAA
- a CDS encoding uncharacterized protein (EggNog:ENOG503P2HW; COG:F): MVHPRHFHMELDEHALLEEFDERVKEGVVIYEGDHQVIRETYNGFPFEFRILKGHASKPEVSSSGSTPSASSATISSNGSTAHRPKTPEYLPGSDISLTGFEVRNSNADVGLAHYMIFNKFCAARPHYLLLTQNGHRRQHESLNFDDFGTLWGVLSVLNKDWEAKKPGARRYMGMFNCGIDSGCSRLHKHMQVLAVPDEAEFGLWPDSASKCIPFKYYKHDIDGRLDELSREREAWERYFEFTAAAQEALMKAGYIPNAPDGVDATEIVPHNIILTREWLLVIPRTQAGMNGADANAAGYLGMVWVSDEGRMRKWTDQGPVELLTRLGLPNDIQEFYSKQID; encoded by the exons ATGGTGCATCCCAGACACTTTCATATGGAGCTCGACGAGCACGCGCTACTGGAGGAGTTCGATGAACGAGTGAAAGAAGGCGTCGTCATATACGAAGGTGACCATCAAGTCATCAGAGAAACTTACAATGGCTTTCCA TTCGAGTTCCGAATCCTCAAAGGCCACGCTTCCAAACCCGAAGTCTCCAGTTCTGGCAGTACCCCCTCGGCTTCCTCAGCCACTATCTCGAGCAATGGGTCGACAGCCCACCGGCCAAAAACACCCGAATACCTGCCTGGAAGCGACATCAGTCTCACTGGTTTTGAGGTCCGCAACTCCAATGCCGATGTCGGTCTCGCGCACTACATGATCTTCAACAAGTTTTGCGCCGCCCGGCCTCATTACTTGCTCCTGACGCAAAATGGACACCGACGACAGCACGAGAGCCTGAATTTCGACGACTTTGGTACTTTGTGGGGGGTATTGTCGGTGTTGAACAAAGACTGGGAAGCGAAGAAGCCTGGCGCCAGGCGGTACATGGGAATGTTCAACTGTGGAATCGATAGCGGGTGCAGCAGGTTACACAAGCACATGCAAGTACTTGCAGTTCCAGATGAGGCCGAGTTTGGGCTGTGGCCGGACTCGGCTTCAAAGTGCATTCCGTTCAAGTACTACAAACATGATATTGATGGGCGTTTGGATGAGCTCTccagagaaagagaggcCTGGGAAAGGTATTTTGAGTTTACAGCTGCTGCTCAAGAAGCATTGATGAAGGCAGGTTATATCCCAAACGCGCCGGATGGGGTTGATGCTACCGAGATAGTTCCACACAACATTATTCTTACGCGGGAGTGGCTCCTGGTGATCCCGAGAACCCAGGCTGGAATGAACGGAGCTGATGCTAATGCTGCAGGGTATTTGGGCATGGTCTGGGTATCGGATGAAGGCAGGATGAGGAAGTGGACAGACCAAGGCCCTGTCGAGCTGCTAACGCGTCTGGGTTTACCTAATGACAT CCAAGAGTTTTATAGTAAGCAGATAGACTGA